CTGGGATATTTAGAGGATGAACGGGCATTGCAACCATTGCTACGGGCTTTTTACGAAGATACGTCTTGGCTTGTGCAGTTTAGTGCGGCGGTTTCTCTGGGCAATCTCGGTAAGCCTGAGGCAAAGGATGCTCTCTTGCAAGCCCTTGACAGTAAAGAGGTTGTCATTCAGCAAGCGGCGATCGCCGCCCTCGGAGAAATTGGTGCAGTTGATGCGGTAGATAAGCTTTTAGCCTTTGCATCGTCTGACAACTGGCTGATCAAGCAGCGTTTAGCGGAGGCGCTCGGTCGCCTACCCTGTGAGCAAAGTTTGTCGGCACTCAAGTTCTTGGCAAAGGATGACCATCCGCAAATTCGGGAGGCTGCAGAATATGGCCTCAAGCAGCTTGAAGCCTCTGAATAATGTCTGGGCGGAAGCTCCTACTGACATCCTTTCGCCCTTGGCTAGACCATCAGCAAAGTAATGCGTCTGATGATTTATTAGCGTTAGTTGAGGACTGGCATATTCCCAATGTTGAGCTTGTTTTCTTGCGCCATCTCCCTGTTGATACACCGTTAGCCAGCGGCAAGGTTATTGCGGCGATCGCCACCCACCAACCCGACCTGATTATTTGCTGCGGCATGGCAGAATCCCGTCAAGTATTAACTTTAGAATCCCAAGCCTTTTACGATCAGAAACACTTTCAAACCCAGCTTAATTTAAAGAAACTCACTCAAAATCTTTTACAAACAAAAGTTAGTCATGATGCCGGAAAATTTGTTTGTGAAGGATTATATTTTCATGTTTTAGACTATCTCCAGAAAAAACAGTTAACAACTCAAGTGACTTTTGCCCATGTCCCATGTCTAACGCAGAGTAATCAAAATATTATTCTCAAAGATTTTCAAAACATAATTGAATATTTAGGGCAAAAT
This genomic interval from [Limnothrix rosea] IAM M-220 contains the following:
- a CDS encoding HEAT repeat domain-containing protein — translated: MPQLSLAEISQQLDSANSRDRMIALANLRNVEAEVAMPLIKKVLDDEVLQIRSMAVFALGVKQTDESFDLLINLLETDNDYGIRADAAGALGYLEDERALQPLLRAFYEDTSWLVQFSAAVSLGNLGKPEAKDALLQALDSKEVVIQQAAIAALGEIGAVDAVDKLLAFASSDNWLIKQRLAEALGRLPCEQSLSALKFLAKDDHPQIREAAEYGLKQLEASE
- a CDS encoding peptidase C15; amino-acid sequence: MSGRKLLLTSFRPWLDHQQSNASDDLLALVEDWHIPNVELVFLRHLPVDTPLASGKVIAAIATHQPDLIICCGMAESRQVLTLESQAFYDQKHFQTQLNLKKLTQNLLQTKVSHDAGKFVCEGLYFHVLDYLQKKQLTTQVTFAHVPCLTQSNQNIILKDFQNIIEYLGQNLPDYIN